AATGGGCTGTGTCATTCAGATAAGTTCGTCTCAGCTGGAACCCACTTTAGTATTGCAGGCCGATAAAGAAAGGGATTTACAAGGACAAAGGGCTCCAGGTTGCATTATAATTAGCATACAATAAgcactttctgtctcttttggaACGTGAATAAATAGTTGATGGGGAGCAATCGATACATATCTTTAATCTTGTCATATCAACTGTGATCCCATTCTAACTCAACAAAACTCTTTATCATTCAGATACCAACATGCTGCAGAAATCCAACAGCCAATACGATTCCTTCCTGTACTGGAGGCAGCCAATCCCAGCCCTCGACATGTCCGAGCTGGAGGACCTGGGCCTGAAGGACAGCAAGCCGGCCAATAGCAACCAAGCTGGGAAGAACAAGAAGGAGAAAAAGTCCTCCAAGATGGCCAAtcagaggaaacagaaagaggaggagctcCCAGAGTACACCACCTTCAACTACTGGAGAGAGCCCATCGCTAGCATCGACACTCTGGACTTTAACCTACTACTGTGATGTTCCATCTCTCATCCCTACATTTCcatcctctgtccctctcaccctctgtccctctttcccaCTGTCCCTCCCATCACTGGCCTTGTCTACATAAACCATGCCTTCGGTCGAGTCCCTGGTCCACCTTTGATTCAgtactggctctgtgtgtgtgtactgtagatgTAGAATAGCACTAACGCTAAGAGGGGTATGGTAAGCTGACTGGCTGACACTGTGATTGACAGCAGCATCTATCCTCCTATCTAGGTGTAGCTTGCAGTATGCATTCAGGACATCATTCTGCAGTCAGAGATATGACACATCATTTTGTGGTGTAAATGACCTGTGTTGAGTCCGGTCCGTAAACGCACACCTGCATCACTATAGAAACGCATATGTAACATTCTTCATGTGTGGAACATAGGGGAACCACAGTGCACTAAAGCCTGTTCTGGTCCACTCCGGACACATAGTGGGAACAGGTACAGATCACCTGGGCTCTattgtgaagagagagacatgacacCTACTACACATTTCACACATAGAAGACTAGCCCATTAGTAGCGTAGCTCAGTAATTAGAAGGGGTCACAAGTTCAAATGACCCCTTGTCGGTCGCCTTGGggaaaagtgtctgctaaatgaatacactacatttgaaaacatttgTTCATACATGGTGGCACCATATCTCAACTATGTTTTCTATTATCACAGCCCTTGTTAAAACCTGCTTGTCAGGCCCCAGTGCCAAAAGTAGTCAGTAGTTTTAAGCTCTAGTCAAGAGTCCAAGTAAGCATCTCCACAGAATGGGTTAGGCTCTTTGAAAGTCGTGTTTTCTTTACATAGTTGCCTTTCCGCCCATGAACGTCTCTCGCACATGCTTATTTAGGCCTTATTGAGGATGCTGCTTTCAGTCTGCGCTGAGCAGGACTCAACTGAGTGCAATGACTGATAGGAAATGTAGTGAAATCATTCATATGGCGTACTGGTCACCCTTTATATTTTGCCATTGTCGTCTGCAGATATCAGAGGTTAAGTTTGAATGTTGAGGAAAGGAATGATTTATGAAAGTCAAGGAATGTTTGGATGGTCCTACATTGTGCTGTGTGCACATGGTTTGCGAAGTAGCCTACAGTGGCGAATACATAATTATTTAATAATTTTATGTTTAACATTTTGAGCAGTCAACTCCCAGAAGTGATCTTCTATTGAAATAAAACATTAACAATACCATACACATTTTCCCGTGTTGTTTTATTTGGCTCAAGTCCATGATTCACTCATTACAAACAGGGTTGCAACATTATGCAACATTAACCACCATATTTGCAGAAAAAGATACTTCCAGAAACAGGAGCTAAATGCTGCATTTCATTTAATGACTACAAGTTCCCAGTCCGACACGTTTCTTTAATACAGGCCGAATATAAAACGGACATTTCCCTCGTTAACATGGAAGGCCTACACCCATTAAGGAATGTTGATCTACGGTCAGTTCGGTTCGAACCGCCTCTCAGAATATGAAGACTGCCTTTACTGTCGCAGGCCGATCTCAGAACTGCGCATTGAATCCAGATTTTTTTCTATCGAACTTGTATGCTTGCAATGTGCCCGCCCACGAGGGAGGTTAAAAAGCTTTGGTTTCCACCTCCGGTGTCGAAGAGCTGCCATCTTTGTACCCGTTTATATACAAAAATAAGTAATAATTCCAACTAATTAAGAGGGAAAACTTATTTCAAACGTGAGACAAGTCAAGGGACATATGCTCGGTTCATAATAAGCACTTGACGCCAGATCAAGGTAAGGAATGAACGGCTTTTACAGCTACCAACCCATGAATGTAATCTGGCTCGCGTTAGCTTGCTAACTAGCAAGATCCCCGCATCTAAAGTAACATGCTATTATAAAATCAAGTCTTTATAGCACGGCAACACAGCCGCATGGTAGCAGCAGACACGGAGACGATGTGTAAATAAAATGCACATGGCAGAACGTTTAGTAAACAGGacatagctagctactttaACTATGCTGCATGGTCTCCCACTTGAAAGAGCGGACTAGCTAGCCATtttagcctaacgttagacgcAGTTTTGTTTTGCCAGCAAGCGAATACAAACAGCGTAAAGGGCATCAAACGACGGGTGCCATCAGTTCACACAAGACGGTAAGCAACTTGTGCGCATACATATAACAACAACTTACAAAAAAACACGATTACTTGTGAAATGCGAATAAAATGTTCCATAGCACTCGATGAGGCGTGCGTGAAAGAATGCTGTTAACCGG
This genomic window from Hypomesus transpacificus isolate Combined female chromosome 4, fHypTra1, whole genome shotgun sequence contains:
- the mllt11 gene encoding protein AF1q; amino-acid sequence: MLQKSNSQYDSFLYWRQPIPALDMSELEDLGLKDSKPANSNQAGKNKKEKKSSKMANQRKQKEEELPEYTTFNYWREPIASIDTLDFNLLL